From Nocardioides sp. HDW12B, the proteins below share one genomic window:
- a CDS encoding AAA family ATPase, with protein sequence MSGEPSTDLVARETAHEQAFVDGVYRQLETSTRNAQALAAEGHGRARLGHEGGLVERDAMVFQAARRIANLDAAHEGLVFGRLDLKDRAEAPRYIGRIGLRDENRDTLLIDWRAPAAAVFYQATASEPQGVVRRRVLRCAGRTVVGVEDDLLDAEAGSDMPVVGEGALMAQLARARDRSMHSIVATIQAEQDRAIRAPAKGVVEISGGPGTGKTVVALHRAAFLLYTDRSRYERGGVLVVGPSGVFMRYIERVLPSLGETAVALRALGEVVDGIRADQHDPPAVAAVKGAARMAEVLRRAARQAVPGAPEDFRFFYRDDTLVLTSRDLARIRRTLLGQGRRNAQTRRVPAALVDALWRQVRGERALDRGREAFVDEILSDDRFLTFVRTWWPPLEAPEVLGWLADSALLRRVGEGVLESGDVETLAGAWSPELSVEDVALVDELRYLLGDPPEEVADVDDPLAHLVDANLPELGSLGERRREGTDEQEYAGPRTTRRTDDDTYAHVLVDEAQDLSPMQWRMLGRRGEAATWTIVGDLAQSSWPDAAEAEAAREVALFGEPLRGRQRWSVRSSRPRHSFHLATNYRNSAEIYEHAAAYAERAGLAADLPTAVRRTGVPPEERVLADPDPRAEVEAAARELLGQVEGTVGVVAPLARLGEVRSWLRATADLAEETRGEDARLVALSGLDTKGLEFDAIVVLDPDAIEAESPTGTATLYVVLTRATQRLVTLRR encoded by the coding sequence GTGAGCGGTGAGCCCAGCACCGACCTCGTGGCGCGCGAGACCGCGCACGAGCAGGCCTTCGTCGACGGCGTCTACCGCCAGCTCGAGACCTCGACGCGCAACGCGCAGGCGCTCGCGGCCGAGGGGCACGGACGCGCCCGCCTCGGCCACGAGGGCGGGCTCGTCGAGCGCGACGCGATGGTCTTCCAGGCGGCGCGTCGCATCGCGAACCTCGACGCGGCCCACGAGGGTCTCGTCTTCGGCCGGCTCGACCTCAAGGACCGCGCCGAGGCGCCGCGCTACATCGGGCGGATCGGGCTGCGCGACGAGAACCGCGACACCCTGCTCATCGACTGGCGCGCCCCAGCCGCCGCGGTGTTCTACCAGGCCACGGCCTCGGAGCCCCAGGGCGTCGTACGCCGCAGGGTGCTGCGCTGCGCGGGACGCACCGTCGTCGGCGTCGAGGACGACCTCCTCGACGCGGAGGCGGGCTCGGACATGCCGGTGGTCGGCGAGGGTGCGCTGATGGCGCAGCTGGCCCGGGCCCGCGACCGGTCCATGCACTCCATCGTCGCCACCATCCAGGCCGAGCAGGACCGGGCGATCCGGGCGCCTGCCAAGGGAGTCGTGGAGATCAGCGGCGGCCCGGGCACCGGCAAGACGGTGGTCGCGCTGCACCGCGCCGCGTTCCTGCTCTACACCGACCGCTCGCGCTACGAGCGCGGCGGCGTGCTCGTGGTCGGTCCCTCGGGCGTCTTCATGCGCTACATCGAGCGGGTGCTGCCGTCGCTGGGCGAGACCGCGGTGGCCCTGCGCGCCCTCGGCGAGGTCGTCGACGGCATCCGGGCCGACCAGCACGACCCCCCGGCCGTGGCGGCGGTCAAGGGCGCGGCGCGGATGGCCGAGGTGCTGCGGCGCGCCGCCCGGCAGGCGGTCCCCGGCGCCCCCGAGGACTTCCGCTTCTTCTACCGCGACGACACCCTGGTGCTCACCTCGCGCGACCTGGCCCGCATCCGGCGCACCCTGCTGGGTCAGGGCCGCCGCAACGCCCAGACCCGCCGGGTGCCGGCCGCCCTGGTCGACGCGCTGTGGCGCCAGGTGCGCGGCGAGCGCGCCCTCGACCGCGGACGCGAGGCGTTCGTCGACGAGATCCTGTCCGACGACCGCTTCCTGACCTTCGTGCGCACCTGGTGGCCCCCGCTGGAGGCGCCCGAGGTGCTGGGCTGGCTGGCCGACTCCGCGCTGCTGCGCCGCGTGGGGGAGGGCGTCCTGGAGAGCGGCGACGTCGAGACCCTCGCCGGCGCCTGGTCACCGGAGCTGTCGGTCGAGGACGTCGCCCTCGTCGACGAGCTGCGCTACCTGCTGGGCGACCCGCCGGAGGAGGTCGCGGACGTGGACGACCCGCTCGCCCACCTCGTCGACGCGAACCTGCCCGAGCTCGGCAGCCTCGGCGAGCGGCGTCGCGAGGGCACCGACGAGCAGGAGTACGCCGGGCCGCGCACGACGCGCCGCACCGACGACGACACCTACGCCCACGTGCTCGTCGACGAGGCGCAGGACCTCTCGCCGATGCAGTGGCGGATGCTCGGCCGCCGGGGCGAGGCCGCGACCTGGACGATCGTGGGCGACCTCGCGCAGTCGTCGTGGCCCGACGCGGCCGAGGCCGAGGCGGCGCGCGAGGTGGCGCTGTTCGGCGAGCCGCTGCGCGGCCGGCAGCGCTGGTCGGTGCGCTCCTCGCGGCCGCGGCACTCGTTCCACCTGGCCACCAACTACCGCAACAGCGCGGAGATCTACGAGCACGCCGCGGCGTACGCCGAGCGCGCCGGGCTGGCCGCCGACCTGCCGACGGCGGTGCGCCGCACCGGGGTGCCGCCGGAGGAGCGCGTCCTGGCCGACCCGGACCCACGGGCCGAGGTCGAGGCCGCCGCGCGCGAGCTGCTCGGGCAGGTCGAGGGCACGGTCGGGGTGGTGGCCCCGCTGGCGCGGCTCGGCGAGGTCCGCTCCTGGCTGCGCGCGACGGCGGACCTGGCCGAGGAGACCCGCGGCGAGGACGCCCGGCTGGTGGCGCTCAGCGGCCTGGACACCAAGGGCCTGGAGTTCGACGCGATCGTGGTCCTCGACCCCGACGCGATCGAGGCGGAGTCGCCGACCGGCACCGCCACGCTCTACGTCGTGCTGACGCGCGCGACGCAGCGACTGGTCACGCTGCGCCGCTGA
- a CDS encoding M20/M25/M40 family metallo-hydrolase: protein MTRRRAAQLGVAAALTIGLPLSLTSTQLAADAAPAPSSAAFRQAVTVGGVLQHERVLQRIANRNDGSRASGTPGYDASAAYVAKRLRAAGYDVRVQNFTFPKFTENAPATLTQDSPVATDYETETFEYSGSGTVTGPLTAADGNTVPVTAAPGETNAGCSVSDFDPAPSEDAVALIQRGTCSFGEKAQYAQEAGYDAAIIFNEGQDGRTDLPGGTLGEPGDIPVVGLSYADGAALQEQLEGGAEVVMTVATDTSFDPDAQTSNVIADTRGGDRDRTLVVGAHLDSVDGGAGINDNGSGTSTILEIAEEMAEAGVKPRQKVRFAFWGAEESGLLGSEHYVDSLSDRALSRIVANLNFDMVGSPNYVRFVYDGDGSDTDPAGPPGSAQIEELFVDYFDSQDLASAPTQFSGRSDYGPFIAVGIPAGGLFTGAEGVKTPEEAAIFGGTAGEPYDPCYHQACDDMTNLSTAALSEMGDAAAHAVLRLATTRTGFFEDGSFRQATRERTAAQDFDNHGNHAAR, encoded by the coding sequence ATGACGAGACGACGAGCCGCCCAGCTCGGGGTGGCAGCTGCCCTCACGATCGGGCTGCCCCTCAGCCTGACCTCGACCCAGCTGGCGGCCGACGCCGCGCCGGCCCCCAGCAGCGCCGCCTTCCGCCAGGCCGTCACCGTCGGTGGCGTCCTGCAGCACGAGCGCGTGCTGCAGCGCATCGCGAACCGCAACGACGGCTCGCGCGCCTCGGGCACCCCGGGCTACGACGCGTCCGCGGCGTACGTCGCCAAGCGGCTCCGCGCCGCCGGCTACGACGTGCGGGTGCAGAACTTCACGTTCCCGAAGTTCACCGAGAACGCCCCGGCCACGCTGACCCAGGACTCGCCGGTCGCCACGGACTACGAGACCGAGACCTTCGAGTACTCCGGCAGCGGCACGGTCACGGGCCCGCTCACCGCGGCCGACGGCAACACCGTGCCGGTCACCGCCGCGCCCGGCGAGACGAACGCCGGCTGCAGCGTCTCCGACTTCGACCCCGCCCCGAGCGAGGACGCCGTCGCGCTGATCCAGCGCGGCACGTGCTCCTTCGGCGAGAAGGCGCAGTACGCCCAGGAGGCGGGCTACGACGCCGCCATCATCTTCAACGAGGGCCAGGACGGCCGCACCGACCTGCCCGGCGGCACCCTCGGCGAGCCCGGCGACATCCCCGTCGTGGGGCTGTCGTACGCCGACGGCGCCGCGCTGCAGGAGCAGCTCGAGGGTGGCGCCGAGGTCGTGATGACCGTCGCGACCGACACCTCCTTCGACCCCGACGCGCAGACCAGCAACGTCATCGCCGACACCCGTGGCGGCGACCGTGACCGCACGCTCGTCGTGGGTGCCCACCTCGACTCCGTCGACGGCGGCGCCGGCATCAACGACAACGGCTCCGGCACGTCGACGATCCTCGAGATCGCCGAGGAGATGGCCGAGGCCGGCGTCAAGCCGCGCCAGAAGGTCCGCTTCGCGTTCTGGGGTGCCGAGGAGTCCGGCCTGCTCGGCTCCGAGCACTACGTCGACAGCCTCAGCGACCGCGCCCTGTCGCGCATCGTGGCGAACCTCAACTTCGACATGGTCGGCTCGCCCAACTACGTGCGCTTCGTCTACGACGGCGACGGCTCCGACACCGACCCCGCCGGCCCGCCCGGGTCGGCGCAGATCGAGGAGCTGTTCGTCGACTACTTCGACAGCCAGGACCTGGCCTCGGCCCCGACCCAGTTCAGCGGTCGCTCGGACTACGGCCCGTTCATCGCGGTCGGCATCCCCGCCGGTGGTCTGTTCACCGGCGCCGAGGGCGTGAAGACGCCCGAGGAGGCCGCGATCTTCGGTGGCACCGCGGGGGAGCCCTACGACCCCTGCTACCACCAGGCCTGCGACGACATGACGAACCTGAGCACGGCGGCGCTGTCGGAGATGGGCGACGCCGCGGCCCACGCCGTCCTGCGCCTGGCCACCACCCGGACCGGCTTCTTCGAGGACGGCAGCTTCCGGCAGGCCACCCGCGAGCGCACCGCCGCGCAGGACTTCGACAACCACGGCAACCACGCCGCTCGCTGA
- a CDS encoding DUF2071 domain-containing protein, with product MPPGHVSPSVAGATPEPVSPTAPALTGPVLMNQDWLDLTFLHWAVDPGRVAHLMPRGVRPDVHEATGSTYVGLVPFRMSRAAPFRLPGVTWLGTFLETNVRLYSVDRYGVRGVVFLSLDCERVVVTAGARAAFGTPYRWARMRHRTRAVTGDGTDHTYTARLRRPWPPHTSRVTVRVGEPRRPDDLDHFVSARWGLHTSVLGWPMYVPNHHEPWPLHDAEVVDLDDGLLGSVGFGDLAARAPDQVAFSPGVHTDFGLPRRLRPRP from the coding sequence ATGCCGCCGGGACACGTCTCTCCCTCCGTGGCCGGGGCCACCCCGGAGCCGGTCAGCCCGACCGCCCCCGCCCTCACCGGGCCGGTGCTGATGAACCAGGACTGGCTCGACCTGACCTTCCTGCACTGGGCCGTCGACCCGGGCCGCGTCGCGCACCTCATGCCCCGCGGCGTGCGTCCCGACGTGCACGAGGCGACGGGGTCGACGTACGTCGGGCTGGTGCCGTTCCGGATGAGCCGCGCCGCGCCGTTCCGGCTCCCGGGGGTGACGTGGCTCGGCACCTTCCTGGAGACCAACGTGCGCCTCTACAGCGTCGACCGGTACGGCGTGCGCGGCGTGGTGTTCCTCAGCCTCGACTGCGAGCGCGTCGTGGTGACGGCCGGCGCCCGGGCCGCCTTCGGCACGCCGTACCGGTGGGCGCGGATGCGGCACCGCACCCGCGCCGTGACCGGGGACGGGACCGACCACACCTACACCGCCCGGCTGCGACGGCCCTGGCCGCCGCACACCAGCCGCGTCACGGTGCGGGTCGGCGAGCCGCGGCGGCCCGACGACCTCGACCACTTCGTCAGCGCCCGCTGGGGGCTGCACACCTCGGTGCTCGGGTGGCCGATGTACGTGCCCAACCACCACGAGCCGTGGCCGCTGCACGACGCCGAGGTGGTCGACCTCGACGACGGCCTGCTGGGCTCGGTGGGCTTCGGCGACCTCGCCGCCCGCGCCCCGGACCAGGTCGCCTTCAGCCCCGGGGTGCACACCGACTTCGGGCTGCCGCGCCGGCTGCGTCCCCGCCCCTGA
- a CDS encoding acyl-CoA dehydrogenase family protein has protein sequence MASRTSSAAGPLPAFDPLDPGNVDSLLTEEERAVRETVRKVTTDRVAPHVADWFERGEVDDVRGLVKELGSVGLLGMHLEGYGCAGMSATAYGLACLELEAVDSGIRSLVSVQGSLAMYAIWAFGSEEHKQEWLPGMAAGEKIGCFGLTEPDAGSDPGSMRTRARRDGSGEDADWVLDGRKMWITNGSIADVAVVWAHTDDGVRGFVVPTATPGFSAPLIKHKMSLRASVTSELVLDGVRLPASAVLPEVRGLKGPLSCLNEARFGIVWGAMGAARSSYGAALDYSRTRIQFDRPIGAFQLTQAKLADMAVELTKGTLLAVHLGRLKDAGQLRPEQVSIGKLNNVREALEICRSARTVLGANGISLEYPVIRHMNNLESVLTYEGTVEMHTLVLGQALTGEQAFR, from the coding sequence ATGGCCTCCCGCACGAGCTCCGCCGCCGGTCCCCTGCCCGCCTTCGACCCGCTCGACCCGGGCAACGTCGACTCGCTGCTCACCGAGGAGGAGCGCGCGGTCCGCGAGACCGTGCGCAAGGTGACCACCGACCGGGTGGCCCCGCACGTCGCCGACTGGTTCGAGCGCGGCGAGGTCGACGACGTCCGTGGCCTGGTGAAGGAGCTCGGCTCGGTCGGGCTGCTCGGCATGCACCTCGAGGGCTACGGCTGCGCGGGCATGTCGGCGACGGCGTACGGGCTGGCCTGCCTGGAGCTGGAGGCGGTCGACTCGGGCATCCGCTCGCTGGTGTCGGTGCAGGGGTCCTTGGCGATGTACGCGATCTGGGCCTTCGGCTCGGAGGAGCACAAGCAGGAGTGGCTGCCCGGCATGGCCGCCGGCGAGAAGATCGGGTGCTTCGGGCTGACCGAGCCCGACGCCGGCTCCGACCCCGGGTCCATGCGCACCCGCGCCCGGCGTGACGGGTCCGGCGAGGACGCCGACTGGGTCCTCGACGGGCGCAAGATGTGGATCACCAACGGCTCGATCGCCGACGTCGCGGTGGTCTGGGCCCACACCGACGACGGCGTCCGCGGCTTCGTGGTCCCCACGGCGACTCCGGGGTTCTCGGCGCCGCTGATCAAGCACAAGATGTCGCTGCGGGCGTCGGTGACCAGCGAGCTCGTCCTGGACGGCGTCCGGCTGCCGGCCTCGGCGGTGCTGCCGGAGGTCCGGGGCCTCAAGGGGCCGCTGTCGTGCCTGAACGAGGCCCGCTTCGGCATCGTCTGGGGCGCGATGGGCGCGGCCCGCTCGTCGTACGGGGCGGCGCTGGACTACTCGCGCACCCGCATCCAGTTCGACCGGCCGATCGGCGCCTTCCAGCTGACGCAGGCCAAGCTGGCCGACATGGCCGTCGAGCTGACCAAGGGCACGCTGCTCGCCGTCCACCTCGGCCGGCTCAAGGACGCCGGGCAGCTGCGGCCCGAGCAGGTGAGCATCGGCAAGCTCAACAACGTGCGCGAGGCGCTCGAGATCTGCCGCAGCGCGCGCACGGTGCTGGGGGCCAACGGGATCTCGCTGGAGTACCCGGTGATCCGGCACATGAACAACCTCGAGTCGGTGCTCACGTACGAGGGCACCGTGGAGATGCACACGCTCGTGCTGGGCCAGGCCCTGACCGGCGAGCAGGCCTTCCGCTAG
- a CDS encoding universal stress protein, producing MHVIVATDGSKQSLDAAKRLKSFADPSKITAISVVAVIRPLAAVAFADDLSGGQKTPADRDTSGFRAAAESAMATIAKEFDGWGPKVHQRLRSGSPANEIIKTARQLDAGLVVVAAGGRGISETVLMGSTAQRVQHYAPCPVLVVRPKPRKKKS from the coding sequence ATGCACGTCATCGTCGCCACCGACGGCTCGAAGCAGTCCCTGGACGCCGCCAAGCGGCTGAAGTCCTTCGCCGACCCGAGCAAGATCACCGCCATCTCGGTGGTGGCGGTCATCCGGCCGCTGGCGGCCGTCGCGTTCGCCGACGACCTCTCCGGTGGGCAGAAGACGCCCGCGGACAGGGACACCTCGGGCTTCCGCGCCGCCGCCGAGAGCGCGATGGCCACCATCGCGAAGGAGTTCGACGGCTGGGGTCCGAAGGTCCACCAGCGGCTGCGCAGCGGCTCGCCGGCCAACGAGATCATCAAGACCGCGCGTCAGCTCGACGCCGGCCTGGTGGTCGTCGCCGCCGGCGGACGCGGCATCAGCGAGACCGTGCTCATGGGGTCGACGGCCCAGCGGGTGCAGCACTACGCGCCCTGCCCGGTGCTCGTCGTACGGCCGAAGCCGCGCAAGAAGAAGAGCTGA